AATATGGAAATAGATACTGATATACTTATTATGTTAATGAACTTTGATGGAAATGATAACAGACCCAACATAAAGAATAAAACTATTTGCATAATCCAAGAAATACAATCAAAGAATTGAAACAGGATTTTTTTATAAGGTAGTTGGTTGCTATTTCCAAGAATTATCCCAGACATATAAACACTTAAGTATCCATTACCACCTAAATATTCACTTAACGAATATGATAATATTGCAATCGCTAATATAAATATTGGATAAAATCCTTTTATTTCAAACTTTAAATTTTTTATAAAAAATATAGTGCACTTTGCTAGTAATATTCCAACTAACAATCCAAATACAACTTGTTTTATTACCATAGGAAATAAAGTAGATAGTCCGTTATTGTCCATAAGTAGTAATATTGATAATGTAGCCATATAAGCAACTGGGTCATTACTCCCACTTTCAACTTCAAGTAGCGGTGCAAGTGAACCTTTTAAATTTAGTTTCTGTGAACGTAGTATTGCAAATACTGATGCTGCATCTGTAGATGCTACTACTGCACCTATAAGTAATCCTTCTAATAATGTGATTTTTAGTACAATATGTGAAAAAAATCCGGTAAGAGTTGCAGTTATTATTACTCCTAAGGTTGACATAAGTATAGATGGAAGGGCTGATGGCTTTGCCATTGACCAATTAGTTCCAAATCCACCATAAAACATTATAATAACTAATGCGATTGAACTTATCTCTTTGGTTAATTCATAATCTGAAAAATATATCCCTACAATACCATCAGATCCAAATAGCATTCCTAATGCAATAAAAATAAGTAGTATTGGAACTCCAAATTTGTATAACACTTTACTTGATGTTATTGAAATTAGTAATACTAAACTAGATATAATCATTAATTCAATCATCAAGTATAACCCCTCCCTTACTTCTATTTATTAATAAGTAACATATTATTTCTTTAAAGTAAATTCTCTTTTCTTTTTCTAAGTTTTTAGCTGTACTCGCAACTATATGCTCATAAATAATAGGTACCATAAAACTAGTTATAGTTTATAATACCTATTACAATAAAAGTGTATGAACTTGACATTATTAATATATGCATAACGATATATTTTGATGATTCCTTATAATTGCTTTTAATTTAAATAATCATTCTATAAATCCCCCCTTAGGTAGCGAAACGCTACATAAGGGGGGATTATATAAAATCATAAGTATTTAATTTTTTATAAACCTAAAACTTTATCTTGTATTTTTATAAAATCACTAAGCTCCTCTAGTGATGTAGTTATAAATTCATAAACTAAAAATTTTGGATTTATCATTTCTATTAAATTCTTTATTTTATTATTTGTAAACGGTTTATGCTCATCTATATTTAGTATATGATAAATTATCTCATTATTTGCTTCACTATAATCAGCATCTAATTTTTTATACTTTTCTATTTGTTCTTTAACATATTTTCCAGAAAGTGACTTACTTAGATGTATTCCTTTTATATAATCTTTCATATCACCTAGATTATTTATAGTTTCTATTAAATAGTCTATTCCCTCTTCTTCATTATTTATATCTAAGTTTGTATTAAGCAAATGTCCTGTATCTAACATAATACCTTTATTCTCATATTCTATATTTTCAATAAAGTATCTCACTAACTCTGGATCTGTCATTTTTAGACCTGGCCACCATAAGTTTTCAAATAGTATCGTTATATTAGTATCTAAACCTTTAAATATTTCATTTACTATCTCAATAGTTGCATCTACTACTTCTTTATCTGTATATGTAAACTCATAGTTAAAACAGTCTTTTGTTCTTACATTTGATACATGAAATACTGCATATTCAGCATTTAATTTTTCTGCTAATTTTATTTCTTCTCTATATTTATCTATTATTACTTTTTTATCAAGTTTTCCATAGTAGTTTATTATATCTTCTTTACTACTAAATTCCTCAAATAACCCCTCTTCATCTCCATTCCAAAAATCTAACCATACAGGATAATGCATTAAATGTGCTCCTATTATTTTATCCTTTGGTATTAATTCTTCGTTGTATAATTGTAAACCAAATAACTCTATTGCATTTATATTATTATCTTCTAAGAATTTGTTTACATTTTTATAGTTATTATTGTATCTGTCCATATCATATTGATATGTAGATAAATTTATAGCTTTTATCATTTAAAATTTCTCCTACCCATTTATTTTTAATTTGCTAGACCTTGTAGCTTAACTTATATCAATACTGTATAGTATTTACCATATTATTTAAATCACATAATATTTAATTTCGATTTTTAATTTAATTAAATTTAATATATAATCCATTTATATAATTATACTAAATTTTATAGTATCTAGGCATAAAAAAGAGAATCAAAATATCTGATTCTCTTTATACTATCCTAAGTACTCTAATACTTCACCTACATTTTTATCAGTTTTAACTTTATCATATACTTTTTCTATCATTCCATTTTCATCTATTATATAAGTAGTTCTAACTACTCCCATACTTACCTTTCCATATAGCTTTTTTTCTTGCCATACATCATAAGCTTTTATAGCTTCAAGCTCTGGATCTGATAATAATATAAATGGTAAGTCATGCTTTTTGGCAAAGTTTGTATGAGATTTTATACTATCCTTGCTTATTCCTATAACTACTACATCTTTAGATTTAAATTCTTCGTAATTATCTCTAAATGAACATGCTTGTTTAGTACATCCTGGTGTATTATCTCTTGGATAAAAATATAATACTATTTTTTTATTTTTAAAATCTGATAAACTTACTAAATTTCCATCTTTATCTTGTAATTTAAATTCTGGTGCTTTTACTCCTGCGTCTAACATATTTTACTCCTTTGTTTGTTTTATATTACATATTATACCAAATATACTTATATTTAAACATTAGTATATATAGTTTATATTATATTAATATAAAAAATAACCTAGGTTAAAACTAGGTTATTTTTATAATTATTTTTATTCTTTATTTGGATCTACAGGTAATATTATAACAAAATTACTACCTTCTCCTACCTTACTTTCTACGTATATTTCACCTTTATGTAGCTCTACTATTTTGCTAGTTATACTAAGACCTAATCCACTTCCACTTTTTGATTCATCATTATCTACTTGATTAAATCTATCAAATATCGTTTTATGATATTTTTCTTCAATTCCAACTCCAGTATCTAATACACTAATCATAACTTTATCATCTAAATCCTTTATAGTTATAGTTATATTTCCACCTTCTGGTGTAAACTTAGCTGCATTACTTACTAGATTTACTATACATCTTTCTATTTCATAATCATCACATAATATAACCTTTTCTTCAACCTCAGGATCTATTATAAGTTCTATAGATTTAGATTTTATATAGTCAATTAAAGTTAAAGATGTTTCTTCAACTAAGTATATTATGTCTACTTCTTTTAAATTTAATGTATACATTCTGCTTTGTAACTTAGTGTTATCTAATATATTATTAACAAGGTTTAATAATCGATTACAATTTCTTTCAGAAATATCTATATAGTAAGCTAATTTATCTGCCTTAATAGCATCCTTTTTAGATAATTCTAGTAATAATTGATTAGTACTACTTATTACATTTAGAGGAGTTCTAAGCTCATGAGATAAATTAACTAAGTATTTATTCTTATTTTCTTCGATTTTTTTATTATTATATAACTCTTCATTTTTTATCATTTGTTCTTCAAGCTCTTTAGTTCTTGACTTTACTAATCTATCTAGGTATTTTAACTTATACTTATTATTTATTATAAATAATATAGCAATAACTAAATATATAAAGCAAGCAATTGGGCTCATCCAAAATGGATATTTAATAGAAAACTCTATTGTTTTACTATCACTTATATCTCCTCTACTGTCTACTGCTCTAACTTTAAAAGTATATTTTCCTGGCAATAAGTCATTATATATAACATAATTTTCTTTAGTTGTTGCTTTAGATGAATTTGATCCTATTAACTCATATTCATAACTTATATTTTTATTACTTGAATATACCGGAGTAAAGAACTTGATTTTAATATTTTCTGTATTGTTGTCAAACTTTAATCCATTTATATCTAAGTAATCTTTATCGTTAACTTTAAATCCATCAAATATTACTTTTGATTTATTATTAATACTATTTACATCCTCTGGATAAAATGCATTTAATCCATTTATCCCACCAAAGAATAATTCTCCACTTTTACTTTTAAATGCTGCATTTCCATTAAACTCATTCCCTTGAAGTCCATCTGTAACACTTAGGTTATTTACAGTGTTATTTTTAGTATCTATTTGGCTAATACCTTTATTGGTACTTACCCAAATATTATCATTATCATCTACTAATACTCCATATATAGTATTATTAGCTATACCATCACTTGTTGTATACCTTTTAAACACTTTTGTTTTAGGATCGTATTTATTTAAACCGTAACTTGTACCGATCCATATGTTTCCTTTTGAGTCTTCATTTATATATCTTATACGATTACTACTTATACTAGTTTTATCATTAGGTATATTTTTATAGTATTTAGTTTCTTTAGAGTTAGGTTCTATAATTCCAAGTCCACCATCTCTTAAAAATCCTATATAGTAACTTCCATCTTGTCCTTGATATACATATCTAACATATGAACCTTCATCTACATAATCAGTCATATCTATGATTTTATCATTTTCTATATCAAGTAAATTTAAACCATTTGTACTTCCTATCCATAGATAATTTTTATCACATACAAAAATATCTTTAACATTTTCTCCTATTAATCCATCTTCTAGATTATAGTTTTGTATTGTATTTTCTTTTTTATTAATTTTTAATACTCCAGCATCTGTAGCTACAAATATAAAATCTTTATACCCTGTAATGTCATTTATACTATTACTTTGTATTACATTGTTATTTTCCATGCTAATAGATTTAGATGTGTTATTTTCTCTATCAATTATATTGACACCTTTAGTTCTACTACCAACCCATAAATATCCTTCATCATCTTCATAGATTCCGTGAACCATATTTTCACTTAATAAGTATCCATCATCTAAACCTGCATTGTAGTATTTTATACTACTTTCTGTATCAAATATACTTATTCCAGAATATGTACCAACCCATAAAACGCCTTCTCTATCTTCTATAATAGACCTTACATCGTTATATACTAAGCTATTTTTATCATAAACTTTATTTTTATAAACATCAAAACTGTCATTTTTTTCATTGTATCTAGCAAGTCCATTTGTAGTACCTACCCATAAATTTCCTTTGCTATCTCTTATTATCGCTCCAACTTGATTTGCAGGAAGAGAATTTAAATCTTCTATATTATTTATGTATTGTTTTACTTCTTTAGTTTTTGTATCTATTTTTAATAAACCTGAACTATCAGACCCTGCCCATACAAATCCATTTTCATCATCACAAAATATATTGTAGATTTCACTTTCACTTGTATATGTTTCTAAAACTTTAAAATCTTTAGATAGCTTATTTAAACCTAATTCCGTACCTATCCATATATTCCCGTTAATATCTTCATCTATTGAATATATACAACTACTTAAGATTCCATCTTTCTCTTCTAATATAACATCAAATCTATCTTCTTTAGCATTGTATATGTTTAATCCTTCATATGTACCTACTAAAATATTGTTATCTTTTGTTACTATAATTTCTGTAGTACTATCCTCTTTTATTTTTCCGTTAAGTTCTGTGTAGTTTGATATTTTTTCTGTCTTTTTATTTATCTTATTTACTCCACTAACTGTATTTACCCAAATGTTACCGTATTTGTCTTCAGTTATATCTGTTATTCCATTATGACTTATACTATTTTGATATTCTTCATAGTTGTAAATTTTAAATTCATATCCATTATACCTATTTAAACCATCATTTGTCCCTAGCCATATATACCCTTCACTATCTTGGAATATAGCCTCTATAGTAGATTGACTTATACCTTGTTCTATATTTATGTTATTAAATATTAAGTTTTTGGATTGGGCATAAGATAATTTATTTATAGGTGTAAGTACAGTAATTCCAACTAATGTTGTTGTTATTAATTTTTTAAAATGCCTTTTTATAACCATATTTTTGCCTTTCATAATAATTCATAATTGAATATTCCCTATATATTTTGTTAGATTATCCATTATGTACCTTATCATTATACACCCTATTATTCTATAATATTCTACATCTTTTTACAAGTTTTTCCAGTTGATATTTATTGTATTATTTAACTTTTGAATTTTAAATACTATATTCCTTTATAATGAGATGATACTATTTTGAGATAATTGTGACTATAAATTATCTTTTAGTTAGATTTAGCTATATAATGTATTCTTTTAATAAACTAATTTAATCAGAAAAATAGACTCTAATTAAAAAATAATAAAGTTAATAAAATATTAAAATTTATTAAAAGTTTATATTATATGGTTAAATCAAATAGTTTCTAATGTATAATTAAATATATAAATTGAAAAAGAAATTAGTATTATAAGATAAACTAAAGGGGGAAAATAAACTATGTTATATCTTGTTTATATTTTAGCCGGAGCTGGTGCTGGTGTTGTAACTGGGCTTGCGGGTCTTTCTGCCGCAGTAGTTATCACACCTTTACTTGTCAGTGTATGTGAATGGCAAAGTTATGATGCTGTAACAGTAGCACTTGCAGCTGATGTTCTTGCTAGTTTACTTACTGCATACACTTATTATAAAAATAAGAATATTGATTTAAAAAATGGTATGCTTGTTGCAATTACAGCTTTTATAGGAACTATTATAGGTAGCTATTGTGGATACCTTTTTTCACAGTCTCAACCAGATGGACTAGGATATATTTCTATGATAACTACAATTGGACTTGGTATAAAGTTTTTAATAAAGCCTATTGAAGAAGGTCATGATGCTGAATCTGGATTAGAACACATAAGTAAGAAAAAAATCACACAAGCAATGTTATTTGGATGTGGTATAGGTTGGATTTGTGGATTTACTGGAAGTGGCGGAGGAATTTTAATGCTTACAGTATTTACATTGCATCTTGGTTATAATTTAAAAGTGGCTGTAGGTACAAGTACTATGATTATGACTTTGGTTGCTTTAACTGGTACTGTAAGTCATATTTCTATGGGAGCTACAGTTGAAATTTTACCAACTTTATTAGTTGTAATTTGTTGTGTTATTGGTGCTTATGTTAGTGCAAAGTTTGCAAATAAGTGTGAGATTAAAAAGTTAAATAAAGTTGTAGGTACATGTCTTGGAATTCTTGGTGTAATAACTATTTTATTAAAATTAATATAGTTTCCTTGTACATAAAAAATACCCTTAGGTAGCGATTCACTACCCAAGGGTATTTTAGTATTAAAATAATTAAATTAATTATTACGCTTTAAAACTATCATTATAGTAAGACCACCATAAGAATTATTTTTTGCATATATCTTTCCACCATGTCCTTTTACTATACTCTTACAAATTGACAACCCTAATCCTGCTACATTTCTACTTTTATCAGATGTATAAAGTGCTTCAAAAATTTTCTCTATCTTATCATCATCCACTCCACATCCATTATCTTCTATAGAAATCAAAATATTTTCTTGATTCTCCTTAAAGTTAATTTCAATTTTCTTGTAGTCTTTTTTCATATTTTTCATACTATTTCCAATAATATTTCCAAAAACTCTCCTCATTTTTGACATATCTATATTTAATATAAATTCATCACAATTAGATTTTATATCAAATTGTATACCTAATTGTGTTAATTCATCTCTATACTCTTCATCAATAATTTTTGATAATTCTTTTACTGATATAGGTTTCTTTTTTATACTACTTTCTAAATTAGATCCTAAATAAATATCAAACTCATCTATTAATTCTTTAATATTTTGAGATTTAGAATATATTATTTCCATGTATCTATTTTTTCTTTCTTGAGGCATATTTTTATTTTTAATCATCTCTGAATATCCCATAATAGATGTAAGCGGTGTTTTTATATCATGTGAAATAGAAGCAATTATTCTATTTTGATTTTTCTTTTCTTCATCTAGTTTTTCCGTAAGCTCTACAAAGTTATTTTTTAACCATCCTATTTCATCGCAACTGTTAGCTCTACTTGGATTTATTCCAAACTTATAATTTTCTATATCCTTTTGTAGATACATTATTGGCTTTACTATTTTATAATAAATAATAATTAGTATAAAATAGTAAATAAGTACTCCTATAATAACTTCAGCTACTACAATCTCTTTAATAAATGGAATTTTCCTAATCTTACTTATTTGAAGAGGTTTCTCGGCCTTTATCATATATACATTTTCTTTAATATTAATTAAATCTGTAGATATTACATTTAGTAATGATTTTTTATCCGTTTTATGTTCATATAATAAGGTATTATCTTCTTTTTCTATAGTGACATTAATACTTTCAATATTATCAATGTTATTTATCCAATCTTTGATATTATCTATACCTTGTAATCTTTTTATTTGTGATGATATATAATTAACATCATTATTTAAATCAATCTGTATAGTATTAAGTGTTTCTTCTATATTATCATATAAAACTAATTCATAATAACCAAATAAAAGTAACATATTTAAAGTAAAGCATATTAAAACTATAATACTAAGTTTTCTTTTTAACGTCATATACCTTCTCCTATAGGCTTTACAAGTTTGTACCCTACACCCCATATAGTTTTTATATATTTATTTTCCTTATCAATTTTATCTCTTAAGCTTTTTATATTTACTGCTACAGTACCTATATCACCAAAATCACTTCCCCATACAGAATTAAATATTTGTTCTCTAGATAATACTTGTCCTGCATTTTCACATAAGTATAAAAACAATTGAAATTCTCTAGTTGATAAATCTATTAATTCTTTATTAAGGTATACTTCATAGCTATCTTTATGTATTTCTATTTCACCAATTTTGATTATATTATTTCCTATACTATTTCTTCTTTTTTCTCTTCTTAAATGAGCCTTTACCCTTGCAACTAATTCATCTACTATAAAAGGTTTAGTTATATAATCATCTGCTCCTATTTCTAATCCTAATACAGTATCTAATGTCCTACTTTTTGCACTTACCAATATTATTGGACAACTTACTTTTTCTCTTATTTTTCTACACACTTCCAAGCCATCTACTTTAGGCATCATAATATCAAGTATAATCATTTCTAAATCTAAATTGTTAGATACTTTCTCTAGTGCAACCTCTCCGTCATAGGCCAATAAAGTTTCATAACCTTCATCATATAAACTATCACCTATAAGTGATGCTATTTCTTTATCATCATCAACAATTAATATTTTAGACATATCAATTCTCCCCTATATTACTTAAGGGCTTACCTTAAGTAATAACTTAAGATATGCCCTTTTATTTCATTTTACTTATATATTTTACCATGTTTTGTAAATTTTTAACAAAGTTAATTTTAACTATTTACCTTTTTTAAATAAATCTGTAAATAGTTGCCACATATTTTTTTCTTCTACTTTTTCTTCTTCAACCTTCTCTTCTTCTTTTACCTTTATTGCATCAGTTCTTATAGCAAATTGTACTGATTCTACATTAATATTTTCTTCACTTGCAAAAGATACTGGATTAAAATCACTATTAGAGTATTTTGATACCATTTCATCTATTTTATCATCTATCTCATCTGGTAAATTTGATGTTTTACTATTAAGCTCATTAGTTCCTTTACTTAAAGCTGATACACCTTCTCCTATACTATCAATTCCACTTACTAATGTGCTACTTCCATTTTTTAAACTTGATGCTCCACCTTCTATTTCATTTATTCCACTTACTAATGCACTACTTCCACTTTTTAAGCTTGATGCTCCACCTTCTATTTCATTTATCCCACTTACTAATGCACTACTTCCACTTTTTAAACTTGATGCTCCACCTTCTATTTCATTTATTCCACTTACTAATGAATTACTTCCACTTTTTAAACTTGATGCTCCACCCTCTATTTCATTTATTCCACTTACTAAGGCATTACTTCCACTACTAAGTGCTTCAATACCACTGTAAAGATTACTTGAGCCTTGAGATAAAATACCTATATTACTTGCTAAGCTTCCTGCTCCATCACTTATTGAACTAGCACCAGATTTAGATTGATTTATACCTGCATCTATACTTTCA
The Romboutsia ilealis genome window above contains:
- a CDS encoding potassium/proton antiporter; this encodes MIELMIISSLVLLISITSSKVLYKFGVPILLIFIALGMLFGSDGIVGIYFSDYELTKEISSIALVIIMFYGGFGTNWSMAKPSALPSILMSTLGVIITATLTGFFSHIVLKITLLEGLLIGAVVASTDAASVFAILRSQKLNLKGSLAPLLEVESGSNDPVAYMATLSILLLMDNNGLSTLFPMVIKQVVFGLLVGILLAKCTIFFIKNLKFEIKGFYPIFILAIAILSYSLSEYLGGNGYLSVYMSGIILGNSNQLPYKKILFQFFDCISWIMQIVLFFMLGLLSFPSKFINIISISVSISIFMILVARPVATFITLHPFKYSIKEKLFISWVGLRGAASIVFAIYATTYGVNMTYDIFHIVFFVALFSVSIQGTLLPKFAKKLDLVDNNTLVLKTFNDYASDIDRQLIEVNITSDSKLVNKSIADADISEDILILMIKRRGKTIVPKGVTIIEDGDVLVITGDNLDHISF
- a CDS encoding TIM barrel protein, with the protein product MIKAINLSTYQYDMDRYNNNYKNVNKFLEDNNINAIELFGLQLYNEELIPKDKIIGAHLMHYPVWLDFWNGDEEGLFEEFSSKEDIINYYGKLDKKVIIDKYREEIKLAEKLNAEYAVFHVSNVRTKDCFNYEFTYTDKEVVDATIEIVNEIFKGLDTNITILFENLWWPGLKMTDPELVRYFIENIEYENKGIMLDTGHLLNTNLDINNEEEGIDYLIETINNLGDMKDYIKGIHLSKSLSGKYVKEQIEKYKKLDADYSEANNEIIYHILNIDEHKPFTNNKIKNLIEMINPKFLVYEFITTSLEELSDFIKIQDKVLGL
- the bcp gene encoding thioredoxin-dependent thiol peroxidase, coding for MLDAGVKAPEFKLQDKDGNLVSLSDFKNKKIVLYFYPRDNTPGCTKQACSFRDNYEEFKSKDVVVIGISKDSIKSHTNFAKKHDLPFILLSDPELEAIKAYDVWQEKKLYGKVSMGVVRTTYIIDENGMIEKVYDKVKTDKNVGEVLEYLG
- a CDS encoding ligand-binding sensor domain-containing protein; its protein translation is MKGKNMVIKRHFKKLITTTLVGITVLTPINKLSYAQSKNLIFNNINIEQGISQSTIEAIFQDSEGYIWLGTNDGLNRYNGYEFKIYNYEEYQNSISHNGITDITEDKYGNIWVNTVSGVNKINKKTEKISNYTELNGKIKEDSTTEIIVTKDNNILVGTYEGLNIYNAKEDRFDVILEEKDGILSSCIYSIDEDINGNIWIGTELGLNKLSKDFKVLETYTSESEIYNIFCDDENGFVWAGSDSSGLLKIDTKTKEVKQYINNIEDLNSLPANQVGAIIRDSKGNLWVGTTNGLARYNEKNDSFDVYKNKVYDKNSLVYNDVRSIIEDREGVLWVGTYSGISIFDTESSIKYYNAGLDDGYLLSENMVHGIYEDDEGYLWVGSRTKGVNIIDRENNTSKSISMENNNVIQSNSINDITGYKDFIFVATDAGVLKINKKENTIQNYNLEDGLIGENVKDIFVCDKNYLWIGSTNGLNLLDIENDKIIDMTDYVDEGSYVRYVYQGQDGSYYIGFLRDGGLGIIEPNSKETKYYKNIPNDKTSISSNRIRYINEDSKGNIWIGTSYGLNKYDPKTKVFKRYTTSDGIANNTIYGVLVDDNDNIWVSTNKGISQIDTKNNTVNNLSVTDGLQGNEFNGNAAFKSKSGELFFGGINGLNAFYPEDVNSINNKSKVIFDGFKVNDKDYLDINGLKFDNNTENIKIKFFTPVYSSNKNISYEYELIGSNSSKATTKENYVIYNDLLPGKYTFKVRAVDSRGDISDSKTIEFSIKYPFWMSPIACFIYLVIAILFIINNKYKLKYLDRLVKSRTKELEEQMIKNEELYNNKKIEENKNKYLVNLSHELRTPLNVISSTNQLLLELSKKDAIKADKLAYYIDISERNCNRLLNLVNNILDNTKLQSRMYTLNLKEVDIIYLVEETSLTLIDYIKSKSIELIIDPEVEEKVILCDDYEIERCIVNLVSNAAKFTPEGGNITITIKDLDDKVMISVLDTGVGIEEKYHKTIFDRFNQVDNDESKSGSGLGLSITSKIVELHKGEIYVESKVGEGSNFVIILPVDPNKE
- a CDS encoding sulfite exporter TauE/SafE family protein, which encodes MLYLVYILAGAGAGVVTGLAGLSAAVVITPLLVSVCEWQSYDAVTVALAADVLASLLTAYTYYKNKNIDLKNGMLVAITAFIGTIIGSYCGYLFSQSQPDGLGYISMITTIGLGIKFLIKPIEEGHDAESGLEHISKKKITQAMLFGCGIGWICGFTGSGGGILMLTVFTLHLGYNLKVAVGTSTMIMTLVALTGTVSHISMGATVEILPTLLVVICCVIGAYVSAKFANKCEIKKLNKVVGTCLGILGVITILLKLI
- a CDS encoding sensor histidine kinase, coding for MTLKRKLSIIVLICFTLNMLLLFGYYELVLYDNIEETLNTIQIDLNNDVNYISSQIKRLQGIDNIKDWINNIDNIESINVTIEKEDNTLLYEHKTDKKSLLNVISTDLINIKENVYMIKAEKPLQISKIRKIPFIKEIVVAEVIIGVLIYYFILIIIYYKIVKPIMYLQKDIENYKFGINPSRANSCDEIGWLKNNFVELTEKLDEEKKNQNRIIASISHDIKTPLTSIMGYSEMIKNKNMPQERKNRYMEIIYSKSQNIKELIDEFDIYLGSNLESSIKKKPISVKELSKIIDEEYRDELTQLGIQFDIKSNCDEFILNIDMSKMRRVFGNIIGNSMKNMKKDYKKIEINFKENQENILISIEDNGCGVDDDKIEKIFEALYTSDKSRNVAGLGLSICKSIVKGHGGKIYAKNNSYGGLTIMIVLKRNN
- a CDS encoding response regulator transcription factor, with the translated sequence MSKILIVDDDKEIASLIGDSLYDEGYETLLAYDGEVALEKVSNNLDLEMIILDIMMPKVDGLEVCRKIREKVSCPIILVSAKSRTLDTVLGLEIGADDYITKPFIVDELVARVKAHLRREKRRNSIGNNIIKIGEIEIHKDSYEVYLNKELIDLSTREFQLFLYLCENAGQVLSREQIFNSVWGSDFGDIGTVAVNIKSLRDKIDKENKYIKTIWGVGYKLVKPIGEGI